The genomic window ACACCTAGTAGACGCCACAACGTATTCCCACAACTTAGGTCATTTGGACTCGCTATGAGACTAATTCTTAAGTTAGCAACTCTATCAACATGATCAACTCTAAGAATCAAATGCAGGTTCCTTTCCAGAGGAAGAGTCGTGTTACCAACTCTACCAAATAGATTTAGTCTTAATGCATCTGAAATCAATATCGTGAAAGTGTCTAAGATCCttctgaaatcattttgaaatttcgtGCGATGTTTTTCTATTAGTCTACATAGTTGCACTAttggattttttaaaataataattagaaaaaaatgtgaaaaagcACACTTGTTAAACTTGGATcattaaaatgaaattattatagtattgtttttatgattaaccCTTGTAATTTGAGAGAAAAGTCTCATTATGCATGTAAGCAATTGATTCTAATGATGCCAATATAACCTAAAAAAAAAGGTTCTATTGTGATGATAGAGGCACTAATTTAGTAATTTCCTTTTTTGAATAACAGACTGCTcaactcaatttttttgttggatCTCATGTTTGGGTTGAGGACCCTGATGTAGCTTGGATAGCGGGAGAAATTCTTGAATCTAAAGCTCAAGAGATCACCATTAGCAATGAATCAGGAACAAAGGTTAGTCTCCTGGAATCTATATGTATATCCTTAGCTTGAATGTTTCTTAACTATTTACAATTTTCATCTGTGTATAGAAATGAGCCACACTAGATTTTGTGTATATAACATTATTTTGTCTAGATTCTAAATTTGAGCTGGATAAGTTAAAAGTAACTCTTGATATATGGTGGTTAACTCTTTGATTCATGGAAACTTTTTCTACAAGGAATATTATAGTTTAGCTCAAAACTTAGCAAGAAATTTCTTTATATAAGCCTCACCATTATAACTTAATTAGAGTTATATTACCTCACTCACACCATGAGATTATGACACTAAACTAAAAAAAGGAAATTGTAGAAACAAGATACTATCAATGTAATCATTTGACACCGACAGGTATCTGACATCCGGACACGCCTAATTTGAAGAATGTATGTGTTTCATAGCTCACAACACACCCATTAACTAACTTCGTAACTAACAACTTCTTAACTAACTATAACAAACCTATTCGTCAGTATCAATGTTGTGTTTGATATCTGTGTATATGGCAGAGTTCCGTAGTTTCTGCCGTTAACATCaaacttaaatatttttatattggtaTTGCAGGTTGTTAGCAAATCAGCTAATATCTATCCAAAAGATCCTGAATTTCCAACTGAGGGCGTGGAAGATATGACAAGACTTGCATATCTGCATGAACCGGGTGTACTTCAAAATTTACAAATTCGTTATAGTATCAATGAAATATATGTAAGATCACACTACTGTTTTGTGTTTTCTGCATTACACCTACAATTCTTGTGATAAAGACTTAACTTTTGGTGATGCTGTTTTGCATGAAGACATACACAGGAAACATATTGATAGCAGTGAACCCTTTTCAAAGGTTACCTCATTTATATGCACATGAGACAATGGCAAAGTATAAAGGTGCGGCTTTTGGTGAGCAGAGTCCACATCCTTTTGCAATTGCAGGTTATGCATATAGGTATCTTGTTGCTGCTCCCAGTTTTTTCTCACTTGGTCATCAATTTCAACTATTCTTTCATTTAGGATCATAATAGTTATATAGTTCAATGAAAAATAAAGGGTTAAATAGTGTTTACCCCGTGTAATGTTAGCGAATTTTAGTTTAACCcctgtagtattttttttccgATTACCCCCTGTAATGTCAAGATTATGTCCTTTTAGCCCCTCAATGAATATGTTGGCTTAAGATTTTGTCCTTTTGCCCCCTGTAATGTTAGCGATTTTGGTTTACCCCCCTCAGGAAGTATGCAATGTCATCATTTATGAGGAATATTAAGACAACATATTCCATGAGGGGCTAATAGGACGGAATCTTGACATTACAGGGGGtaattggaaaaaaatatattacaggGGGAAAATTCGCTATCATTACAGGGGGTAAACACTACTTTACCCAAAAATAAATGAAGTTGAAATATCAATTTTGACTATAAAAGTGCCATGCCTATTCTATATATAAAGAAGATATCAAGTTTTTGTCTAGTTCATTTTCCTTCTAATGGCATAATATTTTGTACTTCTATTACTTTGACTGAAAAAAGCAGACAGACGTGTCAGTCTACAAGCTAGAATGATATAATAGTTGATAGATAATGTTACTTCTACTCtgaaattttttctttataatccATCTGCAAGATGGAGTTTGCAACATTCAATAGTTTTTCTTTATAATCCATCACCTAGAGCTTTGGTTAACATCCAAAACTCATTACAAATGATACAACATTATGAATAAGATGTGATTGCAATGACCAAAAGAGATAAATGTATGCAGGAAGATGATAAATGAAGAAAGAAGCCAAGCTATTTTGGTTAGTGGAGAAAGTGGAGCTGGTAAAACAGAAAGTACAAAGATGCTTATGCATTATCTTGCCTATTTAGGAGGGAGAGCAGCAACTGAGGGAAGGTCTGTGGAGCAACAAGTTCTAGAGGTAAGAAAACTAAATATCTATCGAGCACTATCACAGACACTACCACCGGACACGACACTGACATGTAAACacagataataatttaagaaaacgaAAGTGACTGGATGTAATCACATGTGTTGGTGTCTGTGTCGGTGCTACATTATGCTTAAAGAAGTTAATTTTAGATGTTATTATTACTCATTCTGCTAATCACGTGTGCTTATGCAGTCCAATCCTGTTTTAGAAGCATTTGGGAATGCAAAGACTGTTAGGAATAATAATTCAaggtattaattttttataatctttgTAATCTCTAACATATCATTCTTTCTCTTAATTGTATTAAAGTCTGTCCTAAGCTTACATAGTATATAATTTCAGTCGTTTTGGTAAGTTTGTGGAGATTCAGTTTGATCAAAAGGGGAGAATTTCAGGAGCTGCTATCAGAACTTATTTGCTGGAACGATCACGTGTTTGTCAAGTTTCTGATCCTGAGAGAAACTATCATTGTTTTTATATGCTTTGTGCTGCACCACAAGAGGTACACAATGATTTCTACCTTTATTATGGATACAAGTTGCTTGCACAAAGTTGATCATAAAACCATTACTTACAGTGGCATATCTAGGATCCTGGGTCAAGGGTGCGAACTATTTACTAACCTTTATAGCATCAAGCTCCATAATTTGGAATCACGTTTACCAAACTCTCAAGTTTTAAAATCACTtctgaaaataaaaaacttccacaaattaaaattaagcaCATGTTACATACACATCTATGTACATACTAAATTAAACCTTGAAACACCTTAAAAGCAAGCCTCTTTATATGAACTTATACAAGCTCAAACAAACAAGAAACCACGcattctcaacaaataatatctAC from Trifolium pratense cultivar HEN17-A07 linkage group LG1, ARS_RC_1.1, whole genome shotgun sequence includes these protein-coding regions:
- the LOC123883567 gene encoding myosin-6-like → MINEERSQAILVSGESGAGKTESTKMLMHYLAYLGGRAATEGRSVEQQVLESNPVLEAFGNAKTVRNNNSSRFGKFVEIQFDQKGRISGAAIRTYLLERSRVCQVSDPERNYHCFYMLCAAPQEVHNDFYLYYGYKLLAQS